The Bacteroidota bacterium genomic sequence AAATGGAATACGAAGAGTGCCTATTAAAGGCAGAGGCATTGGCGAAAGCATTGAGATAAAGACTTACCTATTTTATCTAAACAAGTGTTATATTTAGCATCCTAAATGAACTTAGAAGAGAAAATAGCAAAGCACGTAGAGTCAATAACTGATGAAAAAGACCGTTTAGTTGCTTCGCTGAAATATATTCAAATCAACAACCCCAATATTACCAATGAGACGGAATTGGCTGAAAAATATTTAGGATTAGCTCAGGAGCTTCAATTTAAAGAAGGTGAGATTTGGGTTAAAGTCCTGCTCTCAAATAATAAGCAATACAACATTTACCAAAACATTGAAAGCTATGAATTCAAGAGTTTAGTAGCATATATACATTCACTAGCTGATTCTAGCTGTAAAGGGTGGGTGTTGCTTGCTATGATGCGTATCTATTTTATGCAATCGAGTTTCCTGAATACGCTCGAGCTCTTAAGTATCATAAAGAAAATAGCAGCTAAGTATGATGACAAACTTCTATTAGCTGAAACAGTAAGCTATAGCGCCTTATTTAAGATAGATTTGCAGGACTATAAAGAGGCAGCGCGTTTATTTGGAGAGGCAGCCTCCCTGTACAAAGAAATTGGAGAAAAAAAAAGCGCTGCTTACGTAAACTATTATATTGCAACCACAAATCATTCTTCAAATAATTTAATTATAGCCGAAAAACAGTATCTAGAATGTATTGAGGTGTTTAGACAATTAAAAAATGAAAAACAAATTATCTATATTTTACTAAAAATTGCTGAAATAAAAATAGCATCTGCTGATTTCAACTCAGCACAAAAAATAATTAAGGATGCCCTAGCTAAAGCGACAGAAATTGGCGAGACTAAAATTTCGGCTCTAGCTTTTATTTTATTGGGCGAGATTTATATTCTCCAAAATAAATTTACCTCAGCGTTAGAGTATTTGACAAAAGCCAATAAAATAGATAATGAAATAGGGGTAGGCGCTTCGAAAGAAAAACTATATTGGCTCTCCTATGTTGCAAACAAAAACAGTAATGATACACTCCGCGCTTTATTTTTTTTAGAGAAGCACAACGAACGCTTAAAAGCAGAATCGATTAGATTTTCTGATAGCTCCCTACGACAATTAGAGGTTAAATACGCAACCGAAACTCTTGAAGCAAAAGCAGAATGGGAGCGAAAAAGAAACGAAGAGATTGCTGCAAGTATTAATTACGCCAAACGTATACAATACGCATTGTTAGCCCACGATAAATTCTTGAATAACTATATACCACTGCATTTTGTTTTATTTAACCCCAAAGATATTGTTAGTGGCGATTTTTATTGGGCTACTTATAAAAACAATACTTTTTATTTAGCGGTGTGCGATAGCACCGGGCATGGCGTTCCCGGGGCATTTATGAGCCTATTGAACATTTCCTTTTTGAACGAAGCCATTAACGAACGTAATCTAACAAAACCTAGCGAAATATTTGATCATGCCCGAAAGCAGCTTATAAAGAGTATTTCAGCCGAAGGCCAAAAAGATGGATTTGATGGGATACTTATAGCCTTTGATTTCACTACAAAATCCATAACATATGCTGCAGCTAATAATGCACCAATTATTATAAGAAACAAAGAAATTTTAGAACTGCCAAAAGATAAGATGCCCGTGGGAGAAGGAATTGAAGATAAGCCGTTTTCGCTATTCACTATTGATTACTTGAAAAACGACAAGCTTTATTTATACACTGATGGATTTGCCGACCAGTTTGGTGGACCTAAAGCAAAGAAATACAAATACAAGCCTTTGAATACTTTATTGCAAGTAGTATCAAACTTTCCAATGCAAGAGCAAAAACATAAATTGCAAAAAGAATTTATTGATTGGAAGGGAAATACAGAGCAAACA encodes the following:
- a CDS encoding SpoIIE family protein phosphatase, giving the protein MNLEEKIAKHVESITDEKDRLVASLKYIQINNPNITNETELAEKYLGLAQELQFKEGEIWVKVLLSNNKQYNIYQNIESYEFKSLVAYIHSLADSSCKGWVLLAMMRIYFMQSSFLNTLELLSIIKKIAAKYDDKLLLAETVSYSALFKIDLQDYKEAARLFGEAASLYKEIGEKKSAAYVNYYIATTNHSSNNLIIAEKQYLECIEVFRQLKNEKQIIYILLKIAEIKIASADFNSAQKIIKDALAKATEIGETKISALAFILLGEIYILQNKFTSALEYLTKANKIDNEIGVGASKEKLYWLSYVANKNSNDTLRALFFLEKHNERLKAESIRFSDSSLRQLEVKYATETLEAKAEWERKRNEEIAASINYAKRIQYALLAHDKFLNNYIPLHFVLFNPKDIVSGDFYWATYKNNTFYLAVCDSTGHGVPGAFMSLLNISFLNEAINERNLTKPSEIFDHARKQLIKSISAEGQKDGFDGILIAFDFTTKSITYAAANNAPIIIRNKEILELPKDKMPVGEGIEDKPFSLFTIDYLKNDKLYLYTDGFADQFGGPKAKKYKYKPLNTLLQVVSNFPMQEQKHKLQKEFIDWKGNTEQTDDVLVVGIDLDVVF